A portion of the Stigmatella aurantiaca DW4/3-1 genome contains these proteins:
- a CDS encoding ABC transporter ATP-binding protein has protein sequence MRTMDAIVIRNLVKSFRKSTVRREYTTIKSELVRWLMRRKERGEKTSIEALRGIDLVIPRGKTVGILGRNGSGKSTLLKLMTGIYAPTSGSIEINGRVSALLDLGAGFHPDFSGRENILINGIILGMSRAEVRARMDDIIAFSELGDFVDEPVRTYSSGMYMRLAFSVATHVDPDILIVDEILAVGDEHFGKKSLAKMMEFKKAGKTIVLVTHDMGTIERWCDTAAWLDAGRIRRVGTPEEVVQDYRRAVALAEEQSKVMVPAAIAADGGALPTLEASKEAESSAEPVLKIAAVRLTGREGAEAKQVDTEEGLSFHVDFTAFRLVEDVDFVVALRRADGLLVYQTSTVAEALHLPLPLAKKGSLVLLIERMGLTAGDYTFDVSARSRSGECYDVRRGVCPFTVRSAISDEGVARPLHRWRVESEGAARLELLPRWVGS, from the coding sequence ATGCGCACCATGGACGCCATCGTCATCCGCAATCTCGTCAAGAGCTTCCGAAAGAGCACCGTCCGGCGCGAATACACGACCATCAAGTCGGAGCTGGTGCGGTGGTTGATGCGCCGGAAGGAGCGGGGCGAGAAGACCTCCATTGAGGCGCTGCGCGGAATCGATTTGGTCATCCCCCGGGGCAAGACGGTGGGAATCCTGGGGCGCAATGGCTCCGGCAAGAGCACGCTGCTCAAGCTGATGACGGGCATCTACGCGCCCACCTCGGGGAGCATCGAGATCAACGGACGGGTCTCCGCGCTGCTGGATCTCGGGGCGGGGTTCCACCCGGACTTCTCGGGCCGGGAGAACATCCTCATCAACGGCATCATCCTGGGCATGTCCCGGGCCGAGGTCCGCGCGAGGATGGATGACATCATCGCCTTCAGCGAGCTGGGGGACTTCGTCGACGAGCCGGTGCGCACGTACTCGAGCGGCATGTACATGCGGCTGGCGTTCTCCGTGGCCACCCACGTGGATCCGGACATCCTCATCGTCGACGAGATTCTCGCCGTGGGGGACGAGCACTTCGGCAAGAAGAGCCTGGCGAAGATGATGGAGTTCAAGAAGGCCGGTAAGACCATCGTCCTCGTGACGCATGACATGGGGACCATCGAGCGGTGGTGTGACACGGCCGCGTGGCTCGATGCGGGGCGCATTCGCCGCGTCGGCACGCCGGAGGAAGTCGTTCAGGACTATCGCCGCGCCGTGGCCCTGGCCGAGGAGCAATCCAAGGTGATGGTCCCCGCCGCCATCGCCGCCGATGGCGGCGCCCTGCCCACGCTGGAGGCTTCGAAGGAAGCGGAGTCCTCCGCCGAGCCTGTGCTGAAGATCGCCGCCGTGCGCCTCACCGGCCGAGAAGGCGCGGAGGCGAAGCAGGTGGACACCGAAGAGGGGCTCTCGTTCCACGTGGACTTCACGGCATTCCGGCTCGTGGAGGACGTGGACTTCGTCGTCGCGCTCCGGCGGGCGGATGGCTTGCTCGTGTATCAGACGAGCACCGTGGCCGAGGCGCTTCACCTGCCCCTGCCGCTGGCCAAGAAGGGCTCGTTGGTGTTGCTCATCGAGCGGATGGGGTTGACGGCCGGCGACTACACCTTTGACGTCTCCGCGCGCTCCCGTTCGGGGGAGTGCTATGACGTGCGTCGCGGCGTCTGCCCGTTCACGGTGCGCTCGGCCATCTCGGATGAGGGCGTCGCGCGGCCGCTGCACCGCTGGCGTGTGGAGAGTGAGGGCGCCGCCAGGCTCGAGCTTTTGCCGAGGTGGGTTGGCTCGTGA
- a CDS encoding glycosyltransferase family 2 protein, with translation MGWLVTAGGPGRSATLWVGVVLYENTPRELERLCAALQLNREMPGAPLFRTVWWDNSPSDGLRAELARLAPEDDYHFQGENLGFGAAHNRLMREAFAAPSTRSYVCLNPDGIPHPRCLAELEAEAARPGKTGLVEARLFPDEHPKPYGPVTHETPWCSGCMLLVTRPLYQEVGGFDERFFMYCEDVDLSWRARAAGFSIRVAPRALIHHYTVDRPLTPGRERSVRRSAALLGAKYGDAAFTRDRVAEYVALGGEPFAWPTVARPEAPLARISDFRHLYTFAESRW, from the coding sequence GTGGGTTGGCTCGTGACGGCGGGAGGGCCTGGAAGGAGCGCCACGCTCTGGGTCGGTGTTGTTCTCTACGAAAATACGCCTCGCGAGCTGGAGCGGCTGTGCGCGGCATTGCAGCTGAACCGAGAGATGCCGGGCGCCCCCCTGTTCCGGACCGTCTGGTGGGACAACTCCCCGTCCGATGGGCTGCGCGCGGAGCTGGCGCGGCTTGCCCCGGAGGATGACTACCACTTTCAAGGTGAGAACCTCGGCTTTGGCGCGGCCCACAACCGATTGATGCGGGAAGCCTTCGCCGCTCCTTCGACGCGCTCCTACGTGTGCCTCAACCCGGATGGGATTCCGCACCCGCGCTGTCTCGCGGAGCTGGAGGCGGAGGCGGCCCGGCCCGGGAAGACGGGGCTCGTCGAGGCACGCCTGTTTCCGGATGAGCATCCCAAGCCCTATGGGCCGGTGACGCATGAGACGCCCTGGTGCTCGGGGTGCATGTTGCTCGTGACCCGGCCGCTGTACCAAGAGGTGGGCGGCTTCGACGAGCGCTTCTTCATGTACTGCGAGGACGTGGACCTCTCCTGGCGTGCCCGTGCCGCGGGCTTCTCCATCCGCGTGGCCCCCCGGGCGCTCATCCACCACTACACCGTGGACCGGCCGCTGACGCCGGGGCGCGAGCGCAGCGTCCGCCGCAGCGCAGCGCTGCTGGGGGCCAAGTACGGGGACGCGGCGTTCACCCGGGACCGGGTCGCCGAGTATGTGGCCCTGGGCGGCGAGCCGTTCGCCTGGCCCACCGTGGCCCGGCCCGAGGCTCCCCTGGCGCGGATTTCCGACTTCCGGCACCTCTACACATTCGCGGAGTCACGATGGTGA